In Flavobacterium enshiense, the genomic stretch ATGTATTCGAATTCATTAGCATCCAACCAAAGCACCTGATCGTATCCTTTTGCTTTCGCTATTTCCGTCGGACGGATTGCGCCCGCATAATTTCCGGCAGCTTTTGCTTCTCCTGTTCCTCCTATTGCGGCACGGATGTATTTTGTTTCCGCATACAATTTGATTGGTTTACTGAAAAACGGTCCGGCAGGGGATGCAATTACGATAAACTTATATCTCGTCGCAGCACGCATTCCGATGAACGCTTCGTCAGCATACATGAAAGGACGCAGATACAAAGCAGCTCCTTCTTCGGATGGTATCCAGTTTTTTTCAAGGGCTACCAATTGCTTTAACGATTCCACGAACAAATCTTCCGGAAACGATGGCATTCCCATTCTGTCCGCACTGAAATTCAAACGCTTTGCATTTTCGATCGGACGGAACAACAAAGGCACATTATCCTTACCTAAAGTCGCTTTCATTCCTTCGAAAATCGCTTGCCCGTAATGCAAGGCCATAGCAGCAGGATGCGTTGGAATCGATGTTAAAGGTTCGATTCTCGGATTAATCCACGCTCCGTTTTCATAGTCACAAATAAACATGTGATCCGTAAAAGCATTCCCCATCGCGATGTTGTTGATATCCACTTCGCTAACTTTTGAGGACTGAACTTGATTGATTTTTATATTGTAAGACATAGTCTGTTTTTTTCTTGTTTTATATTGCTGTGTTGCTGTCAAATTTCTCTAAATAATCGCCGACTCTTCTCAAGAAGGATCCTCCCAGGAAACCGTCTACCACTCGATGGTCGAATGACAGCGATAAGTACATCATGCTTCGGATGGCGATTTCATCACCTTTAGAAGTAGTAATGACTTCCGGACGTTTTTTAATGATTCCGAGCGCCAATATGGCAACTTCAGGTTGGTTGATAATAGGAGTTCCCATCAAACTTCCGAAAGTTCCCACATTCGAAATGGTGAAGGTACTTCCCTGCACCTCATCCGGCTTCAGTTTGTTGTTTCGTGCACTTTCCGCCAAATGATTTACGGACGAAGCCAATTCGGATAAGCTCTTCTCATTGGCATTTCTAACCACGGGAACAATCAGGTTGCCGCTTGGCAATGCCGTCGCCATTCCAATATTGATATCATTGTGAACGATGATTTTTTTCTCGTCAACCGAAACATTGATCATCGGGAAATCCTGAATCGCTTTCGCTACCGCGTCCACGAAAATCGGCGTGAAGGTTAACTTCTCGTTGTATTTTTCCTGGAATTTGTCTTTCATTTCATTTCTCCAGTTCACCAGATTGGTCACATCCACTTCGATATATGACGTTACATGAGGCGACGTCTGTTTCGAATATACCATGTGGTCGGCAATCATCTTACGCATGCGGTCCATTTCCTCAATACGATCTTTGCCCTCCACATAATTGATTACCGGTTTCGGATAAGTCGAAGCCGGTGCGCTTGGAGCTGTGAATTGCGGGTTGCGCTGAAGCGGATATTTACGAGTTTTCAGATAGTTGAAGACATCACTTTTCTGGATTCTTCCTTCTGCACCCGAACCCGGAATACTTTGCACTTCTTCCAATGACAGATTTTCTTTCTGTGCAATGCTGATGATAAGCGGAGACAAAAATGCGTCCGGATTGCTTTTTAATTGTACCGGTTTTAGCGCACTTTCAGTTTGAGAAACCGACGGCTTTGGCGCATTTACTTTTACCGCTTCCGTCTTTTGGGTTTTCACTTCCGATGCCCCGTCCGACGCAATCAACGCCAGCACTTCTCCTACGGCCACCACATCATCTTTTTGATAACGAATTTCGGTAATAACACCCGAACAAGGAGCAGGAACTTCACTATCCACTTTGTCGGTAGCCACTTCCAGCAGGGTTTCTTCGGCTTCAACCGTATCACCGACATTTTTCAGCCAGTTGATGATTGTCGCTTCCGAAATACTTTCACCCATCTTGGGCATTTTGAACTCTACTATTGACATTTTTTATAGTTTTCAGTCGCAGTTTTCAGTCGCACAGATACTGGATACTGCGACTGAATACTGCTTACTTTTTCTTAAATTCATTTAATGTTTTATAAAACGCTTCCTGAGTTGGACGATTCTCCGGAATTTCACGCAAAGGTTCTACAGCTCTTAACGTCTCGTGACATTCGGCAGGAAGTTGCTGGTACAAAGCCGTCCCTTTTGTTTTCCACGCAATCATTTCATCGCTCACGTCTTTGATAATCGTTGCGGGATTTCCAACAACCATTTTTCGGTTAGGAATCTTCGTATCGGCTTTGATAAAGGACAACGCACCTACGATACATTCATCGCCCAATTCCACATTATCCATAATCACCGCATTCATTCCAATTAGACAGTTGGCGCCGATATTGGCGCCGTGAATAATGGCTCCGTGACCAATATGCGCTCCGGCTTTCAGCACCATGCTTTTGCCCGGAAACATATGAATCGTGCAGTTCTCCTGTATGTTGCAACCGTCTTCGATTATAATCTCACCCCAGTCACCACGGATGGCAGCTCCAGGACCAACATATACATCTTTTCCAATAATCACGTTACCCGTAACCGCAGCCTGCGGATGGATAAAACTGCTTTCGTGGACAACCGGTATAAAACCTTTGAATTCGTAAATCATATTTTTTAGAATATAGATGTAAGAACATGGAGAAAAGACTTTTCGGTTTTGTCTATTATCTTTTCTCTATTCCCTATTTTCTTTTATTTAAACTTCTTCAACGTTTCTTTCGTAAAGTCAGACAACACCAATCTTCCGCTGATGGCCGCTCTTTCGGCCAATAACGTATCCCAGTCGTCTGTACCTCTCCAAAAGATTTTCTTCATTTCCATCATCGCTTCCGGATTGTACGTACACAGATGCTCTGCAAACTTCTGAACCGCTTCATCCATTGCTTCAATACTTTCAAATACGTTCGCATATAATCCCTTCTCTTTGGCCCATGAAGCCTCATAGAAAGTATTCGCATCGATAGCGATTTGCGACATGGCTGAAACTCCCATTTTTCTTTCTATAGCAGGGCTAACCACAAACGGACCGATACCAACGTTCAGTTCGCTTAGTTTTACCGCTGCGAATTGAGTCGCCATGCAGTAGTCAGTTGAAGCGGCAATACCTACTCCCCCGCCTACGGTTTTGCCCTGAATTCTTCCGATGATGAATTTCGGACACTTGCGCATTGCGTTGATTACGTTGGCAAAACCTGAGAAAAACACTTTCCCGGTCTGCTCATCGTTAATGGTGATTAATTCTTTAAAACTGGCTCCGGCACAGAACGTTCTGTCGCCACCACTTTTTAGAATAATTACTTTTACCTCATCTTTATTTCCAACAGTGGTAATGGTTTCAGCCAATTGTGCTAAAATAGTTCCCGGCAAGGAATTCTGTTCCGGGTGGAAAAACTCTATTCTAGCGATTCCGTTTTGTATGTCGTGTTTTACGTATGCGTCCATTAATGTTTATTTTTTTAGCCCCGATAAAAGTGGAAATCCTTTTCTTTTTTCCTTTAACAAAGAAAAGATTGCAACGGATAGCGGGAATAGCTTCTAATAACTTTTACAAAATTCCGAATTGTTCAAAATGATGGTTAAAATGTTTTACGTTCAGTAAATCCCACTCGAATTTGTCCATGATTCCGAATACGGCGTTTTTGGTTGTTGCTTCCGGATTTTCCTTGAAATACAATTCAAAAGCATCGTAAGCTTCGATCAATTTTTGCTTTGCAGTAGCCAAATCAGCATGAATCAAAACATCGGTGCTTTCTTTTTCCATCAACGGATGTTTGAAATCTTTCGGCATCGGCTTATGATTGAAAACCATTTCGTTCACTTTTGCCAAATGTTCTGCAGGCGTGGCGATTTCGAAATCCTGAATTTCACCTGAGGCAATTCGCAAGGATTTCTCCAGGTGCTCCACCATGTGCTGAGGCTTCATCATTCCCCACTTCGCCGTAGCGTTTTCGTTTAATTTTGCCAAGTAGTTTTCGATGTTGCTTCTGTTTATCTGTACGAACGGTGATTTCTTCTGAACCATCGTCAGGATCGTAGCAATAGCCACTAATTCGTCGTTTTGGTCGAACACTTCCACGAACCATTTCACGATTCCGCAAGGCAATTCTTTTCCTACGCTGTCGCGCTCTATTTTCTGCTTACACGTTAAACGAACGTAAATGGTATCGTTGTGGTAAATCGGACGAACGAAACGGCACTCTTCCAAACCGTAATTTGCCGCTACCGGTCCTTTGTTCGGATATACGAACAATCCCGCTGCAGCCGCCAAGATGAAGTACCCGTGCGCCGTACGTTTTTCGAAAATACTTCCTTTCAAAGAAGTGATATCGGTGTGCGCATAGAAATGATCCCACGTTAAGTTTGCGAAATTGATGATATCGGTATCGGTAACCGTACGTTTATGTGTTTTAAGCGACATACCAGGCTGAATATCCTCCCAATGATATTGGAACGGATGTTGTGGCGTCTCTTTATATTTTGAATTTGGCTGATAAATGCCTGTGATTTCAGTAAGTGTGGTTGGAGAACCCTGAACGGCACAACGCTGCATGTAATGCTTGATTCCGCGTACGCCTCCCATTTCTTCTCCTCCTCCTGCACGTCCAGGACCACCGTGAACCAATAAAGGCAGCGGCGAACCGTGTCCGGTGCTTTGTTTCGCATTCTCTCTGTTCAACACTAAGATTCTTCCGTGGTGAGTAGCCGCATTGATTACATAATCTTTCGCAATTTCATCAGAGTTCGTTACGATAGAAGAAACCAAGGAACCTTTACCCATTTGGGCCAATTCAATAGCTTCGTCTAAATTCTTATATGGCATTATGGTTGAAACCGGACCGAAAGCCTCTGTTTCGTGAACCGTAAGATTTTCAAACGGGTTATCCTCACGAAGCAACATCGGGCTAATGAAAGCACCCTTAGCATCGGCGCCAATAAGGTCTAATTTATCTAAATCACCATAAACGACCGAAGCCGTTCTGGCAATTTCTTTCACCCTGTTTTTCACTTCCTCCACCTGGTCTTTGCTTACCAAGGATCCCATGCGAACCTCTTTAAGTCTCGGATCTCCGATGGTTACTTTATCCAATGCTTTTCCAAGCGCGATCTGAACATCCTCCACTAAGTTTTCAGGAACGATCATACGACGGATAGCCGTACATTTTTGTCCGCACTTCACGGTAATTTCGCTTCGTGCCTGACTGATGAACAAATCGAATTCAGGAGTACCCGGAACCGCATCTTCTCCCAAGATGGAAGCATTTAACGAGTCGGCTTCCATATTGAACGGAACCGCTTCGCTGATAATTCTCGGATGCGATTTCAACATGCGTCCGGTAGTTGCAGAACCCGTAAAGGTAACGACATCCTGACTTTCAATGGAATCGATTAATGTATGAGCCGATCCGCAAATTAATTGCAGTGCACCTTCAGGCAAAATATTGGATTTAATGATTTCGCGAACAACAGCTTCCGTTAAATACGAAGTTGACGTCGCAGGTTTTACCACTGCAGGGACTCCCGCCATCCAGTTAACAGCACATTTTTCCAGCATTCCCCAAATCGGGAAGTTGAAAGCGTTGATGTGTACCGCCACCCCTCTTTTCGGAACAAGGATGTGATGCGCCATGAATCGGCCGCCGCGTGACAAATCGATTGGATCTCCCTCTACATGGTAGGGTTGGTTTGGAAATAATTTTCGTAATGAAGCATTCGCAAACAAGTTTCCGAAACCTCCTTCAATGTCAATCCAGCTGTCCACACGGGTTGCACCGGTTCTGTAACTTATTTCGTAAAAATACTCCTTACGTTTGTTTAAATACATCGCCAGGCTTTTTATCATGTTTCCACGTTCCTGGAAGGTCATTTTACGAAGTTTTTCGCCTCCTTTGGTTCTTCCGTAATGAAGCACTTCGGCAAAATCTATCCCTTGAGTAGAAGCATTACCGATGATTTCCCCGGTTACCGAGTCAAATAACGGAACACCTTCTCCGGAACCGGTTGCCCAATTTCCTAAAATGTAATTTTCTATTTTGCTCATACCTATTTTGTTTAACCGCAATCCCGATAGCTATCGGGACGCTAAGTTTGTTTTTTTAAACTCTTTCAATAATTACTGCGTACCCTTGTCCTACTCCAATACACATGGTAATTAAAGCATAACGTTTTCCTGTAAGCTGTAATTCCAATGCCGCGGAATAAGCGATTCTTGCTCCGGTTACACCCAGAGGATGCCCGATAGCGATAGCACCTCCATTAGGATTGATTCTCGGATCATCGTCCTTTAATCCCAATTCACGGATGCAAGCGATACTTTGCGAAGCGAAAGCCTCATTTAATTCTATAATGTCGATTTGATCCAAAGTAAGGCCCGCTTTTTCAAGCGCTTTTTTGGTCGCATCCACCGGTCCGATACCCATGATTCTCGGTTCTACACCTACTACGGCTGAACTTACGATTCGGGCTAACGGTTTTAAGTTGTATTTCTTAACCGCTTCTTCTGAAGCAATGATTGTCGCAGCCGCACCATCGTTCAATCCTGATGCATTTCCGGCTGTTACGCTTCCGTCTTTTTTGAAAGCCGGACGTAATTTTGCTAAGCCATCCATCGAAGTAGAAGGTTTAACAAACTCATCCTTGGAGAACTGGATAGGATCTCCTTTTCGCTGCGGAATTTCAACAGTTACGATTTCTTTTGCCAATCGCCCTGAATTTTGAGCTGCAGTGGCTTTTTGTTGGCTATTTAATGCAAAAGCGTCCTGATCTTCTCTGGAAATAGCATATTTCTCAACAAGGTTTTCGGCTGTTTCTCCCATGGCATCCGTACCGAACATAGCATGCATTTTCGGGTTGATAAAACGCCATCCGAAGCTGCTGTCGTACATTTTACTGTCGGTTCCAAAAGCGGCAGACGGTTTTGACACCACTAAAGGTCCGCGAGTCATGTTTTCAATTCCACCTGCGATAAAAACGTGTCCGTCTCCGGCTTTGATCGCACGGTTCGCGCCGATAATCGCCGAAAGACCTGAACTGCACAAACGGTTTACGGTTTCTCCCGGAACAGTGTAGGGCAATCCCGCCAACAATAAAGACATGCGTGCTACGTTACGGTTGTCTTCTCCTGCCTGGTTGGCACATCCCATGATAACGTCGTCATAGGCGTCGGTTGGAATGTTTGGATTTTTTTCTGTTACCGCTTTGATTACCAAAGCCCCTAAATCATCCGGGCGCACCGACGCTAGGGTTCCCTGATAACTTCCGATTGGAGTACGTACTCCGTCTATGATATATGCTTCCATTTTCAGATTGCAGACAGCAGATAAAACCACCGTCTATTATATTTTATGTTCTTTTAAAACTCTAATTTCTATTCAATTCGTTTCCAAATGCCGTCCCGATAGCTATCGTGACATTCGCTCCCGAAAAAATTTATTCTTCCCATTCTTTCGGAGTACGGTAGGCAACCCCTTTAAAAAGCGCCACCAAAATGTCTCCTTTTTTCACCTCCACGATGTAGAAGGCCAGTTTATTCTTTAAGCTTTCCAGACTGGCTTCGGCAACGATGTAATCGCCTTCTTCCAGGGCTTCGATGTGGTTAATCGAGGTCTCGATGGAAACGGCAAACCTTCCGTTGGTATTCGCGGTAAACCCGAAAGCGGTATCTGCTAACGAGTAGGCTATTCCGCCATGTGCCTTGCCCATACTGTTGAGCATTTCTTTGCGGACGGTCATACCTACTTTACAATTCCCGATTTCGCATTCCAGAATTTCGATTCCGAGCCACTGACTGAACGGATCCAGGGAAAGCATTTTAAAAGGTATTTTTTCTCCTTGCATTTTCGAGTTGGAATTTACTATTTCTTCCGTTTTCATTACACTTCAAATACTTTGTTTTCTCTGTTCATTTTGCGTAAAACCGGACTGCAGCGGTAACGGTCTTCGTGGTATTCGCCGTACAGTTCGTCTAATTTTTCAACACACCACTGGATTCCCAATTCGTTTGCCCAAGCCAATAATCCTTTTGGATAATTCACTCCTTTGGTCATGGCGTTGTCAATATCTTTGGCTGAAGCGATGTTTAAGAAGAACGCATCGGCGGCTTCATTAATCAACATTACGATTACGCGGTCGAAAATGGTTTTGGCCAACGTTGTATCTTCTGTTGGCTGCGGCATTTCCACGCTGTAATTATAAAAACCTCTACCCGATTTTCTTCCTAAGAATCCGGCTTCGGTCAATCTTTTCTGTGTGAATGACGGTTTGTATCTCGGGTCAAAATAGAACGAAGTGAAAACCGTTTCTGTAACGGTGTAATTCACGTCATGTCCGATGAAATCCATCAGTTCGAAAGGCCCCATACGGAAACCTCCTATTGTTTTCATGCTCCAGTCGATAGTGGCAAAATCAGCATACCCTTCTTCATAAACGCGTAAAGCCTCGCTGTAGAATGGACGAGCCACGCGGTTCACGATAAATCCAGGTGTATCTTTAGCTACTGCCACTACTTTTTTCCAGTCGGAAATCGTTTGTGTTGTTTTCTGAAGTACCTCAGCACTTGTCTGAACCGCAGGAATTACCTCAACCAGTTGCATTAATGCTGCGGGGTTGAAAAAGTGAATTCCGATAACGCGTTCCGGCTTTTGGCATGAAGCGGCGATGGATGCGATAGATAATGACGAAGTGTTGGAAGCCAAAACCGTTTCCGCAGAAACTAAAGTTTCCAATTCTGAAAATAATTTTCGCTTAATGTCCAGATTTTCGACGATAGCTTCGATAACCAAATCAGAATCCGATAAATCCTGTAATGTGGTTACATACGAAGTTGCGTTTAGAATTCTTGATTTCTCTGCGTCGTCAATTTTTCCTTTTTCCACTAATTTGGATAAGGTATTTTTAAGGCTGGCTTTGCTTTTGGAAAGCGCCTCCTGATTGGTATCATATAATTTTACGGAACATCCGGCTGTGGCCGCCACTTGTGCAATACCGCTTCCCATCGTTCCTGAGCCTATAACTGCTACTTTCTTCATTTATATTTTTAGACTTTCTTAGACCTTCTTAGACCTTCTTAGACTTTCTTAGACTTTCTTAGACTTTTCGAAATGTCTAATATTCTAACAATCTAAGAAGTCTAACGTTCTGAATTAATTTCCTTTAAATTCCGGTTTTCTTTTTTCTACGAATGCGGTTACGCCTTCACTGTAATCGTCTGAAGAGCTGGCTTCAATCTGCAAATCGCTTTCCAATGCCAATTGTTCTTCCAGTGAATTCGTCATCGATTGATTTAGCAGTCTTTTTGTCAGACCTAATGCTTTAGTTGGCATCTGCGCTAAATTTTCGGCTATTTTCTTCACCTCGGCTTCGAAAGAATCGGCAGAAAAAACTTTGTAAACCATTCCAAGGCTCATGGCTTCTTCGGCAGAAACTTTATCACCCAACATCATTAAAGCCGATGCTTTTTGAAAACCGATTAATCGTGGTAGGAAAAAAGTCCCAGCACTGTCCGGAACCAAACCGATTTTACTGAAAGCCTGAATAAAACTCGCCGATTCTACCGCCACAACGATATCACAAGCCAAAGCAATATTGGCTCCCGCACCGGCAGCAACACCGTTTACGGCAGCCACAATTGGTTTTTCGATGTTTCGGATTTTTTGGATAATCGGATTGTAGTGTTCCTCAAGTATTCTTCTGAATCCCGGATTGATCTCCGGTGTTGTTACTTCTTTTAAGTCCTGTCCGGCGCAGAATGCTTTTCCGTTTCCGGTAAGTACGATGGCGCGGACATTTGAGTCGGCAGCGCAATTTTCAAGTGTATCCTGAACCGACAAAGCCATTTCTCTGTTGAAACTGTTGAATACCTCAGGTCTGTTGAGTGCAATCCACGCAACATTATTTTCAATCTTTACCTCAATTGAGTTTGAGCTCATACCTAATTTTATTTAAAAACCCACAGGGAAAACCCTGCGGGTTGTTTTTATTTTAAACATTTAAAATAGTCAAACGGCTCCAGACAGTCCTGACACTGAAACAGTGCCTTGCAGGCCGTCGAACCAAATTGGCTAATTAGTTTTGTGTTAAACGAACCGCACTGCGGACATTTAACCAACTTCTTATTGCCCAGCAATGCTTCCTTATCCGCTTCCGCACTTAACGGAGCAGCGATACCGTATTTCTCCAGCTCGGCCCTTCCTTTCGGAGTGATCCAGTCGGTAGTCCAGGCAGGTGAAAGTACTAAGCTCACTTTCGCTTCCATCCCTTTTTCCCTGAATGCTTTTTTGATATCATCACCGATCGCATCCATGGCAGGGCAGCCGCTGTAAGTAGGCGTAATTGCTATTTCAATGATGTCATTTTCAATATTTACAGCACGTACCACTCCCATATCCATAATAGAAAGCACAGGAATTTCAGGATCCGAAACCGAAGCCAGAATATCCAGTAGTTTTTTATCGATATGTTGAAGTTGTTCCGTCATAATGTAAGCTAAAAAAGGAAATCCTTTTACCAGTTCATATTAGGATAAGCGCGCTGCATGTATTGCATATCGGCTAACAAATATCCCATATGTTCGCTGTGGATACCTTGTTTTCCTCCTTTTTGGAAATATTCCATAACAGGAGTATTTAAGGTCGATTCTTCCAAAACAGCGCTTACTTTTTTATAATAAGCCTCTTTCAGTTTGGTTGTATCCACACCGATATTTTCGGCAACCATAGCTTTATCGGGATCTGTCTGATGGAACAATTCATCGGTGTACACCCATAAATCGTTAATGGCAGCTTGGATTCTATCATGACTTTCCGCAGTTCCGTCACCTAAACGACGAATCCAATCGGAAGAAAAACGAGTATGATAACTCACTTCTTTGATTCCTTTTTCAGCAATTGCCGCCAATGTTTCGTCTTTGCTGTTTTTCAATTCTTCCAAAAGCGAAAGATGGAAAATATCAAACAAAAATTGTCTGGCGATAGAATAAGCAAAATCCGTGTTAGGCTGCTCTACCAACAATACATTCTTGTACTCTCTTTCTCTGCGTAAAAAAGCAATGGTGTCTTCAGTCGCGTTTTCACCAACTAATTTGGCAGCGTACTGATAGTAACTACGGGTTTGTCCCAACAAATCCAAAGCCATGTTGGTCATTGCGATATCGGTTTCCAAACTCGGACCGTGACCGCAAAGTTCACCAAGGCGCTGACCTAAAATCAGAGCATTGTCTGCAATCCCGTATATGTATTGAATTAAATTGTTATTCATTTGAATATTTATTAAGACCTACAAAGTTTTGAAAACCTTGCAGGGCAATATGCTACATATGTTTTAGTTCGTCTGGCAGTTCGTAAAAAGTAGGGTGACGGTAAGCTTTGTCTTTTGCCGGTTCGAATAATTCAGAACTGTCATCCGGATCTGAAGCTGTAATTTGAGCTGAAGGAACAACCCAGATACTTACACCCTCGTTTCTTCTTGTATAAACATCACGTGCGTTTTCCAGAGCCATTGTAGCATCACTGGCGTGAAGACTTCCGCAATGACGATGTTCCAATCCGTTTTTACTTCTTATAAATACTTCCCAAAGTGGCCAATTTTTCATAATTATGAGTTATGAGTTATGAGTTATGAGTTTCTGAATAATTCAAAACTCATAACTTATAACTGATTTATATTGCTTGTTCTAA encodes the following:
- the paaC gene encoding 1,2-phenylacetyl-CoA epoxidase subunit PaaC, yielding MNNNLIQYIYGIADNALILGQRLGELCGHGPSLETDIAMTNMALDLLGQTRSYYQYAAKLVGENATEDTIAFLRREREYKNVLLVEQPNTDFAYSIARQFLFDIFHLSLLEELKNSKDETLAAIAEKGIKEVSYHTRFSSDWIRRLGDGTAESHDRIQAAINDLWVYTDELFHQTDPDKAMVAENIGVDTTKLKEAYYKKVSAVLEESTLNTPVMEYFQKGGKQGIHSEHMGYLLADMQYMQRAYPNMNW
- the paaB gene encoding 1,2-phenylacetyl-CoA epoxidase subunit PaaB translates to MMKNWPLWEVFIRSKNGLEHRHCGSLHASDATMALENARDVYTRRNEGVSIWVVPSAQITASDPDDSSELFEPAKDKAYRHPTFYELPDELKHM